ATCCACACCTCGAAAAATACTGTTCTTCCAACATTTCCCTTGAACTTTGCACTACTTGCCACAGAAAGCTTGAACTCTTCTTCAAAATCACGGAAAAGTGTTATCGTGTATATATTTGCTGCCTGGTTTAATATAGCACTCATACTTAGCTCCGAAGTAGGCATTCCCCTTGTACAGTCAAAGTCGTCTTTTTCTTCGGTTTTTCTCCATCGATTTATTGTAGCTTGAAAAATACTATAGAACTCTGTTAATGTTGTACTTTTATTTGCTTTAAATCCAACAGCATGGTTTGTACTTTCACTTCTTTGTGAAGAAAGTATACCGAcagaaaaaaaatctttacttaaagctGTACACCATTTTTCTTTAAGACCATACAATCTGTTGAACCAGTCATCCTTTTCCAACTTAAAAGTGTTGATCATAGATTTCcaagtttcttcaaaatcatttgGTGTTATACACCCACTTAAACACTTGTAGAATgcatttttgaagtttttattAGACTTCAATAAACCAAACCTATTGTTTGCATTTTTACTCAAGTGCCACAAGCATAACCTGTGTCTTGAAGAAGAAAAAACCtgaaaaacaataatgaatatCTATAGTTccacaaaatagtaactatattttataaagagttactatattgtcaaaatagtaactatattgtattaagagttactatattgtcaaaacagttactaaattttataaagagttactataatttcagaatagtaactatattgtattaagagttactatattgtcaaaatagtaactaaagtttataaagagttactatattgtcaaaatagtaactatagtttataaagagttattataatttcagaatagtaactatattgaaTTAGatttactatattgtcaaaatagtaactatattttataaagagttactatacttGATCTCAAATTAAGATATAGTATTTTCTGAAAAAGAAACTATATTacattaagagttactatatgtaaaGAAGGGTaactataaacaataaatagtaatgtttttaattatactcagtaactatattatataagCAGTTACTATTTTCAAAAAAGGGAAACTATAAATTATAAAGAGTaattatatgtaaaagttatagtAATTacaaacagttactatatgtaatagacagtaactataatatatgaagAGGTACCTGTTCTATTCTAGCAGCAATAGCTGCATCTTGATCAGTGAAAATTGATATAGGGTGCTTTCCTCCCATAGCCTTCAGAAAAGTTTCAAACACCCAAACAAAAGATTATGTGGTTTCATCCCCAATGAAAGCACAAGCAGACATTGTATTTTTCCAATGGTTATTGATACCAACAAATGGAGCACATATGAGATTGTACTTATTTGTTCTGAATGTAGTATCAAAAACTAGAACATCTCCATATATTTTGTAATCTTCTCTCATCATAGAATCCCTCCAAAATAGACACTCAACTTTTCCTTCATCATTGAGTCTTACTCGGAAAAAGAACTCAGGATCTATTGATTGTAAGTCATACAGTTTGTTCACTAGTGTTTGTGAATCCTTGCCATcaatttgcttcatttttaactTGTAGCAGTAGTTTAGATGATCAATCATCGTATGACCTACACAGTCGTCTCCACCAGTTTTTGTTGACATATATCTATAAGACTCCATTGGTCTTAGACCACATTCTGACATTGCCTCAATAGCTTCTTTTTTGGGCTCTGTCATTTGTCGTTCCGATCGGTGGAGATAATTACTTATTTCTCTTGTCAATGGGTGATTATGTAAACACTACAtgcttttctatttcaaaatctcCATTTTGGTTCATCTTTGCAAATATTTGAGCTTCACATTTTGTTCTTGTTATCATAACTCTCtttctcctttctttcttctttgcaTCTGATTGATCATCTTCATTTTTGAGTTCTTTGTTTTTAGGAGGGTCTCTTATTCCAGCAGCAGATCAGTAGAAGTATTTTCCATTAACAATTGtggttccttctttatatctatTCTTCCCTTTTCGTACACTAAAACCAATAATAGCAGCATGTTTGCAATATAGATCATAAATCTCATCGGTTGTTTTCCTTGCTTCTCCAATTAAACTGCCATCTAATTCTTTATCAATGTTTTGTTCCTGCTCATTATTTGGATTTTCAAAGATGTTGTGGTTTGTATCAATTGAATGTATTATTGAACCTGTGCATATACCAATATTAGCTTagtaattctttataagttaTAGTTACTGTACAGTTAATATAAGTTCTTTCAAAAATAGTTGTTTCCTTTAtgttactttttatattttatagttactctacagttaatatagttactctttatatgTTACAGTTACTCTACAATTTATAAAGTTCCTCAGGATCTATTGATTGTAACTAAAGttactctttatatgttatagttactctaccaTTAATAAACttactctttatatgttatagttactctacagttaataTTGTTACTGAGgatctttttattttaaataaagttCTGCTTTATATGTCATAGTTAATATAAgttactttttatttaacaTAGTTACCTTTTATAATAGTTACTTTACTAtaaatatagttattgttatatgAGATAGTTACCAGGATCTATTGATGGTAAATAAAGTTActatttatatgttatagttactctactatTAATAAAGTTCCTCtggatctattgattgttatagttactctacatttaatatagttactctttatatgttatataTTAATCTATATTTAACATAGTTACTCAGGATCTATTGATTGTAAATAAAGTTCctatttatatgttatagttactatagTTTATTTCTTATATAGATTATTTCTTTATGTGAAGTTACTCTATAATTAAT
This genomic stretch from Spinacia oleracea cultivar Varoflay chromosome 3, BTI_SOV_V1, whole genome shotgun sequence harbors:
- the LOC110795582 gene encoding protein FAR1-RELATED SEQUENCE 5-like → MGGKHPISIFTDQDAAIAARIEQVFSSSRHRLCLWHLSKNANNRFGLLKSNKNFKNAFYKCLSGCITPNDFEETWKSMINTFKLEKDDWFNRLYGLKEKWCTALSKDFFSVGILSSQRSESTNHAVGFKANKSTTLTEFYSIFQATINRWRKTEEKDDFDCTRGMPTSELSMSAILNQAANIYTITLFRDFEEEFKLSVASSAKFKGNVGRTVFFEDQGKKFNSKWKIQPSLAHAKTLKNLDGCANIV
- the LOC110795583 gene encoding protein FAR1-RELATED SEQUENCE 5-like, which gives rise to MTEPKKEAIEAMSECGLRPMESYRYMSTKTGGDDCVGHTMIDHLNYCYKLKMKQIDGKDSQTLVNKLYDLQSIDPEFFFRVRLNDEGKVECLFWRDSMMREDYKIYGDVLVFDTTFRTNKYNLICAPFVGINNHWKNTMSACAFIGDETT